The genomic region atttgaaatgtttggtACGTTACGAGATAACGATATTCCAGATTAGTCATGTGTGCTGTCTTTTAAATTGTATTTGACCCACAGGGGCCTGCTAACCAGgacacattttacatattgGGATTTCTTCTTGCATTACTTGTCATTGGGCGGTCATGTTCTTAATGAATTCTAATCTAAaccaaaatatataatacacacttAAGTTTATCTAACCCATAAACATCAGGATAGATCCAAACTTACATTGTCCGAGTTCTCACAACCCTGTGCCATCAATACCACGTGGTACCATTTGATGTAATGGACGTTTTTATCTTACAGCCTTGTCTTCCGGACGAATACCAGTGTACGGACGGTAGCTGTATACCGCACATGTCCATGTGTGACGGACGGAATGACTGCCGTGACGGACGAGACGAAGCCAGATGTGTCGGTACGTATCTGTTTAGAACAATCTCATGAAAATACTCAAAGATACTCACAAAAAGGCATGCAATGAAACTACCGGTCTAGACCACCAACAGACGTAAACAAAGTATTCACAGATgttgatgaaattaaaaaaaaacaaaaaaaacaatacacatttaatataatgttgtctgcatcatatacaataactgGAACTAAtacaatatttctattttaattatgatgttatataatttaataacaTTGACAAACGAGACCGTGTACTGTTTCCATATAATTGAAATTAAACTTCACATAGACGATGACGTCAgtgttttatgaaaataaaaatttaatctGTTTTCCGGCATACTCATAGCGGATTATATACGTCTAAACTCCATTTAGAAGAAACTAACAAAGCTTTCTCACAGAGATTTTAAACGATAAGAACCGTCAAAGAATGAAAACCATTGGACGTCTCGGCGTAGAAAAATTGTGTTTGAAAATTCAATGCTGGTTCCTAACATGCGATTTGTCAGCTTTAATGAGTGGGATTTAATACTATAATCTTTTGTTGAAAGGGCATGAGTAACAATTTAACATTGATTTCTTGTGTTCACGCGTCAGCGCACGGCTTAGTGATGAGTAAGCTGTGCAGTGCAGACTGGCTACACATGTCGCCGGAGACGGTTTCACTATTTCACTCttcatacatgtagttacagcTCGCATCTGCAGCATCTGTGGGATATTTAATGAAGAGCTTAACATTCGATAAATTTTGCTAAAGCATTTTCACATTAAGAGGTAGATAGACATATCTTTCTTGGCGAGACACTTTTAGTAGGAACGGGCTCAGCTTTAGAAACACACCGGACTATTTTTCCGTATACATTTTTTAACggcatttatttttcataagcAGTAATTTAAGTTTAGTTCAAGAAATATCTTAGATTATTCAattgatttgatatatattttataactaaCAGATGTTATGTTTTCTATTTCAGTGGAGAGTATAGACCCTAACGCCCTACCAATGTCCCTGGTCCTCGGAATCATCGCTGGCATCATTTTTCTCCTCAGTATCATCGGTCTCGTCGTCTTGTTTATAATTTGGCAACGAAATCGGCGACGCAATCATTCAAACTCCGGTAAGTGTCTTACATAAATGGACAATTTGCGGTGAATTAACGAAGTCGAGAGCTAGGGGAGACCTGGACAGATATTGGTCACTAATCCAAAATTACCTCATTTCACTCTCGAGACATAGTCCAggacaatttaaatattttcattgatatattttagattaataaaaagttttgttgatatgatattatTCTTTGCTATATTTAACATTGCTTCTCCATTTGAAACACACGATAGTTCAAATGAATTTGGATGAGACATTGAAATtcaagaaaattattttcatgtttttttttgttttttttttttttgcaggcAATGAACCATTGAAGCTAGAATCCAATTACACAGAAGTGACGTCACATCAAATATGCATGCACCATGACAACCACCCCTTAATGCCAAATAAGGATAGTGTCCATCCTCTTATTAGCCAGGAAGAGGCTCTCGCTTTCTCCAAAATCGGAAACGGAAACCTTCAACCGATCATGCGCAGAAGCATGCTTTTATATCAACCTTTCGAACAGAAGAGTAGTTACAACATGTTTTCGTCACTAGATATAGACTTTGGAGAGGAACTTCTGTGTACCTCGACCCCTAAACAGGGCAAAAGGGGACAACTTCGACCAATCATAACGCTCGACACATCGCCAATAAAGGACTCTTCGAAAGGAGACTTATCAAAAGCTCTGAATCTCTCCATGTTCGCTTCTATAACGTGATTCGTGTTTTTGACGTCTTCACTCAAATGTGTCCGCCTCAAAATTGGAACACAACCTAGCATCCCATGACGTCAATGATATTATGGTGTCAGAAAATCGTCCGTGGACCAGACGAACTCGTGAAAGATCCATGCCAAGTTTTGACGGCAACTGTTCAGCGAGGATTTCGTCCCCGAAATTATAACGCAAAAGTTCCACAAAATGTTGGGAGAAGATTTTCGTACAGATTGTCATTAAGGAATAGTTTTCTTTGGACACTCTACTAGCAGATAGAAGTGACCGCCTACGTCCATTCGGTATGCTTCGGGaaatcagtattttatgggTCACTGTGGGAAATTTCATAGGATGTCTACATATATGcgtctgtgtgtacagtatatataattgtacacaACCTGTGAACAAGATGTTGTCAGTTTGATGTGCCTTATTCTGTCCATAAATGTCCAACGCTTTATGTGTTAAAGCAAAGCAATGTGTTATTACATGTTCACAAACGTGTTCAAGACTCGGACCTTGTGGTCTTTATGATATTCTGTGATTCAAAAACTGCCTCCATACTGTAATTCACTAGCATTTCGTAGTGGTTTATTTTCGTGGTTTATTTTGTGAAGGTTGCTGGTCAAGAACTCCGGTACTCAACGTACTAAACATGAGGGTTAACTTAACTCTTGTTACATTCACAGTCTCGCTTAAATCATTAGAAGACAGCG from Pecten maximus chromosome 11, xPecMax1.1, whole genome shotgun sequence harbors:
- the LOC117337924 gene encoding uncharacterized protein LOC117337924 isoform X1, with amino-acid sequence MSMCDGRNDCRDGRDEARCVVESIDPNALPMSLVLGIIAGIIFLLSIIGLVVLFIIWQRNRRRNHSNSGNEPLKLESNYTEVTSHQICMHHDNHPLMPNKDSVHPLISQEEALAFSKIGNGNLQPIMRRSMLLYQPFEQKSSYNMFSSLDIDFGEELLCTSTPKQGKRGQLRPIITLDTSPIKDSSKGDLSKALNLSMFASIT
- the LOC117337924 gene encoding uncharacterized protein LOC117337924 isoform X2, producing the protein MSLVLGIIAGIIFLLSIIGLVVLFIIWQRNRRRNHSNSGNEPLKLESNYTEVTSHQICMHHDNHPLMPNKDSVHPLISQEEALAFSKIGNGNLQPIMRRSMLLYQPFEQKSSYNMFSSLDIDFGEELLCTSTPKQGKRGQLRPIITLDTSPIKDSSKGDLSKALNLSMFASIT